TGCTGCCTCTAAACCCTCCCCCAGCTATCCACACAGAAAAAGACTGTTGCTGTCGCTCTTCGCCCAGAGAGACTCAAGCCCATGCTGAGGGCTGCAGAGCTCCCAGTTACTGGAGAGACTGAGTTGGACACAGATGCCCTCATCACCTTGGGGTCAAGGCAGGGTCAGAGGGAAGGTGAGAGCTGGAGGGGTCCCAAGTGGGAACTGAGGGCTCTTCCCTGGGTTGAGAGCAGCTGGAGGACTTCCCAGACAAGGATAATTTGGAGCTGGGTCTTAGAGACTGGTTTCTTTTGGGCAATATAAGTGTTCAGTGTCTTCTGGCCAATTGGATAGCCTCACCTCTATTCCCAATCAAATTCTACCCTAACTCCCATGGTCCTGGTGATCCAGCCAGACAGTCTGACATGCACACATGCCTCCCTGTggtatataataaaacataagtaTTTGGTCTTTTGGTATTGCCCTTGGTTCCTGACTCCCTGATAAGAGGGCCTTTTGTAGGCTAATGAGATGACTGGTGGCTGTGAGTTTATCCTTATAAAATATCTCTGCCTCCAGCTCAATTATTTGGCCTCAACTTTGAGTTAGCAATTTACACTCCACAGAGGACCCACGTCCTGGATCCTCACTCATATATTCCAAAAACCAGCATAGGAGTCAGACAGACATAAAGGTCCATGGGACTCCATTTATTCACATGTTATGTGACCTCCACCTACATTTCCCATCTGCATAATGAAGGTACCCATAGGTAGGTAACCTCTGATCTCTCTCTGTGCCATCTTGAAACAGCACTCTGCCCTTCAACACACTCCCCAAATTAGTGCAGCTTTAACACAGTAATGAGAAATTGATGTTTCATTGAAAGTTATAtgtgggaaaaggggaaaagatttCCATAAGATGTGAGATAACAACACCCTTTAATATGTCTATGTTCTTACCTAAGCACTggtccctcttccttctcccagtcCCTCATCTCTCTtggtgtctctctttctctccttcaaatcactctttctgtttctcttttatttcccctCCCTTATCTTCCTTTCTACTTCTTCTTTCTCATATCTCATATGCAAACAACCTTATAATTAGCAAATGATTTCCTTGGAGACAGATAGCTTATTACTTTTTACATTTGTTATAACTAAAAGGATAATTATAAAACACTGGACACAATGCTTGATATGTAGAAAATTCTCAATTCTTGGTgggttttattataattttatgtcattttaatcTTATAttggtgaggggaggggaaaatgaagtCTTCTCTTGCTTCTCCATTCAGAAAGAACCATGGGCATCAAGGCCAAAACTCATTCACATGATGCTCCTACCTGCCCATAGATAAAGTAAATTCTAGAGCATAGATAATAAGATGGAGTTCATCACACTGGGTCATACGTGAGAGATCATGATGGCAAAGGGGTGGCAAACAAactgaggaaaaacaaatagCTAGTATGCATCAAACTCCTATGAAGTGTAGGTATTTTAACACAACTGAAGCCTTACCATAGTTCTATGGAGACAAATGTTATTATCTCCAGCCCTTCTATCATATTTCTCCACCATCAAACTGGCCATTAGTAGCTTAGGGGACAGAATGTTCTGTAGAAGCTTCTCTTTATGGAATTCTTCAGCTCCTTATTCCTGAGGCTGAAAATGATTGGGCTAAGAAAGGGGGTGAAGACTGTATAGGTGGTGGCCATCAGAGTGTTACTGTCCATGGAACGGGGGCCCTTGGGCTTGAGGTAGATGATGGAGGCAAAACCATAGTGCACAATCACTATGGTGAGGTGGGATACACATGTGGAGAAGGTCTTGTGCCGGCCCTCAGCTGAGGGGATCCTCAAGATGGCGGCCACGATGAAGACATAGGAGAGGACGATGAGGAATAAACACCCCAGTAGGGCTGTGACACAAACCAGGATCACACTCATGGTGACAGATGATGTCTCCTTCCCACAGGCCAACTTCAAGAGGGCAAGCACATGACAGGCAAAATGGTGGATCTCATTAGACCCACAGAAGGTGAGATGAAAAACTGTCAATGTCAACATCATTCCCACGACTGAGCCACCAGCCCAGGACCAGGACACAAGACGAGCACAACCACCAGGGCTCATGAGCATGTTGTAGCGCAGAGGGtggcagatggccacgtagcggtcatagCCCATGATCATGAGCAGGAAGGAGTGGGTGAAACCAAACGTGAAGGAGAAGAACATCTGGCTGGCACAGGCAGTGAAGGAGATGGAGTGGTGGATGGAGAGCATGTCGACCAGCATTCGAGGGGTGACGGCAACAGTGAACAGAATCTCGGAGATGGAGAGGGCGCACAGGAAGaggtacatgggggtgtggaggctGTGCTCGCTCCAGATGGTGGCCATGATGAGCAGGTTGCCCAGGAGTGTGAACAGGTACATGAGCAGGTACAGcaggaagaaggcaggcaggagatGCTGAGGGAAGGTGGAGAAGCCGATGAGGATGAATTCAGACACTGTGCTATAGTTCTGACCAGACAAGGATGCTGCATCTGGTGAGATCAGAAATAGGATGAAGTCACTGCAGTTAAATCAGAGGCTCTAACATAGATTAAATGGCAATTAAAGACCTCCATACTATATAACTATTTGCTTAACTTGTCTGAGTCTCACAATCTTCATCAGTGAGATGGAATAAATGATAATACTTCTTACCAGAATAAGCATATGAAATCTGCTCACTTCATTTCATTAGCTTAATGCAATCTTGATTTTAAACCAGGTAAATtgttaataagaaaagaaaattacggGCCCACCATTTCATCTGTccgtgcagatttttttttaacattttttttattgagttatagtcattttacaatgttgtgtcaaattccagtgtagagcacaatttttcagttatacatgacatacatatattcattgtcacattttttttcgctgtgagctaacacaagatcttgtatatatttctcacTATCCATGcagatttttaaagtcataagAAGACATAACCTAGTAAAACCCAATGGTTTTTCAAAAATGGTATATTATAAGCAAGTGGCTTTTGTTTCTCTCATAAATGACATGGATGGTTCAGCATCAGAAAACCTATCGTGACTCATCAAGTGAATACACTAAAACAGAGAAACCatataattatttcaattaaggcaagaatataatttttaaaattcacgtCCTATTTATGATTTTAGAAATTGGTGCgcaatattattttagttttataccTGCAACATAATGATATGATAGATGTACAACTATTACGCTTTCTAAAAAAAACTCTTTGCAACATGTTACGGAAGGGGACTTTCTTAACTAAGTGAAGAATATATACTATTGAttatggcacaaaaacagacacatagatcaatggaacagaacagagagtgcagaaataaacccatgcacctatATTCAAATAATCTActacaaaagaagcaagaatatacaatggagaaaagacaatctcttcaacaagtggtgctgggaaaactggacagctgcatgtaaaaaaTGAGATTAGTACATTTCCTcacaatatattcaaaaataaactccagatggattaaagagttaaatgtaagacctaaaaccatgaaactcctagaagaaagcacaggcagAACAGTccgacataaattgtagcaatatttttttggatctgcctcctaaagcaaaagaaataaacacagaaataaatggaatctaattaatcttaaaatcatttacatagagaaggaaaccatcaacaaaacaaaaaaagaacctatggaatgggagaaaatgtttgcaaagatTATGACCaacaaggagttaatatccaaaatatataaacagctcatagaactcGATTTCAGAAAACAATCTatcaaaaatgtgcagaagacaagaatagacatttttccaaagaagacatacaaatggctaacaggaacatgaaaagatgctcaacactgttaattattagagaaatgcaaatcagtaacaacagtgagacaccacctcatacctgtcagaatggctatcatcaaaaagtctataaatgaaaaatggtggagatgatgtggagaaaagggaacacttgtacagtgctggtgggaatgtaaattgatgcagccactatgaaaaacagtatggaagttcctcaaaaaaattcaaaatagagctaccatatcatccagcagttccactcctgggtacttatttggtagaaatgaaaacactaatttgaaaagatacatgcacctcagtgatcatagcagtactatttacaataatcaagatttgaaagcaacccaagtgcccatcagcagaaggatgattggcttaagaagatgtggtatatatagtattcagccataaaaaagaataaaaattcttcaatttgcagcaacgtggacggacctagagaatattatgctagtGAAatagacaaagataaatactgtatgatatcacgcatatgtggaatctgtAAAACAGTGCAAACGagtgtatatgcaaaacagaaacagactcacaataTAGAAAACAACTAgcagttaccaaagggaaggaaGATAGGGAACAGGAAAATTcagggtatgggattaagagatacaaactactatgtataaaatagatgagcagcAAAGatgtattgtatagcacagggagttacagctactatcttgtaataaccttgaatggagtataatttgtaaaaatactgaatcactatgctgtacaccagaaactaatataatattgtaaatcaaccatacttcagttttaaaaaaccttaaaaaagaatatgtgctACAAAACTAGCAGGTAGCTTACTAATGGGGAACTTTTGATGCATTATTTTAGGATCAAGACTCCAAGGTTACTTACTGTCTAGGCTGTTCTTTAAAACTGAACTGAAAGCCATGAGCAGTGCtctaaggaaaggaaaagagaaggtatATAAGGTTGGAAGGGAAGAAACATGGTCACGTACCTAGAGAGGGTGAAAGAATCAAGATGTAATATGTTAGAACAAAAAGAAGCACAAAGCTGCGGAAGGCAAACCGACTTCCCCAAAACATAGTATTTCTCATGGTATTACACCagcaattatctctcaaaacataGAACTGAAGTTAAGCAGGCGAAGACTCTTAAGAGTGACACAGACTATGAAGTAAAAGCCCTCAACCATTTGCTCTTAGGATCCTCTTACAATAAAACACTGAGTTCCCAAAGGGCTTTTGTTTGACGGGGGTCAGAACTATCAATCTTTCCCATTTTAGAAATCGAACCTGAGAATCTTTTAAAGGATTTGTATTAGTGTATCTAAAAGAACAACAATGAatctattacattttaatatagtgacattttaaggaaagtaatcacattttcaaataataagtAGTGATAATAGTGGTCCTGTTCTACATTTTCGCAAGTACGTTCCTCGTCTGGCCTGGTGGTAGACAACTTAATGCTGTGTCTGATTCTTTGTCAGTCCGTGGCAGTATGTCGTTTTACTTAACGCATGTGACAAAAATATATCCTCACGTGTACTGCCAAGGTAGGGACCTGGTGGACCCTCAGAAATGGTCTCAGGGAATCCCAGGGGTCCtcatattatattttgaaaacctTTGTTATAAAATATCTAGGATTCAACAACAAACATGTAATACCTCCAAAGACAAAAATGTTAGCCAATGATAAAAATGTAGAGGATGATCTGAATACATGTGGAAACTGTTTACTTTCCTGGATGGGATGATCTAATATGATAATGGTGTCACTTCTTCCCCCAAATTATACCATCAGTACAATTGCATTTAGGACTCCAGTGAGTGGACTGTAAATTTAGTAACTGTCCtaaatttcctctgaaaaaaagTCAGTGCACAATGATACTCatcttatcattattattgtgaGCAGGACAGATTTGTCTTCCCAGGGATTATGGCACATTCTAGAGtcatagtcatttttaaaaatgtgaaccaGGAACAGACATACACATCCATTAAACTGACTGGATATCTCCGAAAATATCCCATTATTATTCATAATGTAATATATGATAAAGGTGGCAGcacaaataaaggaaaagacGCATTGTTTCCCAGTTTGTGGTAGGAAAACTgttcattttatgaagcaaaGTAAATCCGAATTTCTGCCAAAGACCACATGCAAAGGTGGAATCCAGATGGATTCAAGACATAAATGTGAAACAAAGTATAAAGTTAACAGGAGAAAGTGAAAGAGAATTACTTTGTGGATCTTAGTAGTGGAGAAGGACTTCCTAAACCAAACTTCTAAAGCATAAACGttaagctgatttttaaaagacatgaaaacgTCAACGTTAAGAATTTCTGTTCCTGCTAACTACTATACTTAGGCTAGATAAACAAGTTGATCctatatagctcagggaactatattcaatatcctgtagtaacctataatgaaaaagaatatgaaaaggaatatatgtatgtatctgtatgactgaaacatgatgctgtacaccagaaactgacacaacattgtaaactgactatacttcaattaaaaatggaagaaaaggagaatttCTGTTCCCCAAAGATATCCTTAATAAAGTTAACAGGCAGATGGAAAACTGGGACAAGATCATTTGCAGTGTGTAAAACCAACAAGAGAACACTCTCGAGAATGAACAAGGAGAAATAGGACCCTCAATACAGTTGTGAATGAAGGATATGAGCAGAAAAGTCACAGAAGGATTTACTCAGGcaaatgaaaggatgctcaaaaaaaaaaaaaaagttggggagaTGAATAAAGCAATGAAATTTTACTGCATATGTATTCAATTCCCCAGGTTAGAATTGCCTTCTTGATGTGCCAATGGGGAGAAAGGAATCCTCttgcattgctggtgagaatgcaaaatggtgaaGATCCAAACTACACCAGCAAATTCATACCATATCattaaaaattggttaaaatcCATAGAAATTACAGCACAAACAGTGAGCCAGAAGGTAAGCTATGGacttcagtaataataataatatatgtattttttatatagtagtgtgtatctatataataacaacaacaataataataatgtccaTAATGGTTCATCAGTTGGAACAAATGTACCATGCTAACACATGTTTGTACAatatttaacagcatccctggcatCAGCCACCAGATGTCTGTagcatcccctccctcccacaatCATGACATGGAAAACTGCCTCCAGACACATCCAAACATCCACTGTGGGGCAGAATGACCCCAGGCTAAGAATCCCTGACGCACAAGCTGCAAAGGGCACCTAGGCTTGGTGAGAACCTGGAAGTCAGAAGGGGTAAACAGAGAAGACCCCCAGCAGCCTCCCAAGCCTGAGATCCTCTCTTCtggcccttctccccagccctgaccccatcCCCAGGCTTGGCGGTGCTGCCCACAACCGTATGGTACTTCCTTCCTACCCTCTCTGTCCTGGttcccctctccctggcctgCCTCTTCCATGAAGTGCCCAGCAGGAAAGGGCAGAAGAAGCTCTCCTGCTGGATGCTGTCAGCGGTACCCACAGGCAAGTGTGCGATTGGACCTAGGGGCTCCTAGAACTCACCCTGTGTGCTTTATCCCTGCTGCGGGCTTCCAGCAGGCTGCTCCCTAGGGCCTCTCCAAGACAGCAACCTAGAATATCTGTCCTCAGGgtctggagaggctgggagggaccTCAAGGGTCCTTTGGGAACTTGCAGCCTCTACTCCTTCCTCCAACTATCCACACACAACAAAGGTCTCTGGTGTCACCTCTTCCCAGAAAGAACCCAGCCCTTGCTGAAGTCTGAGGAGCTCCCAGTCtagggggtggggttggaggaCAGGGCTTGAAATAGATGCCCTTAGTCCCTTGGGGTGTAGGGATAAGGTCAGAGGGAATGCAGGAGCTGGGGGAGCCTAGAGTGAGATTCCAGGGCTGGATGGCTTTTCAGAATAAGAGTCATTTGGGACTGGGTCTTGGGGACTGGTTTCTAATGTGCAATATGTCTTCTGGCCAAACTAGacagccccacctctcttcccaaaTTCTGCTCTATTCGTATGGTCCTGGTAATCCAAGGAGACAGTCTGACATTTGCATATGCCTCCCTGTGATAAGATGtaacataaaacaaacataaaaaaatttgGTCTTTCGGTGGTGTCCTTGGTTCCTGACCCTCTGAAAAGAGTGTCTttttatgctaatgagatgactggTGACTATGGGTTTATCTTTATAAAACCACTTCTGCCTCCAACTCAGATATTTGACCTCACCTTTGGGTTAATAGTTGACATGCCACAAAGGGCTCCCTTCCTGGATCCTCAGTGACATATATTCTCAAACACCAGTGTGGGAGTCAGATAGACATAAACCTCCCTGTGACTCCCTCCATTCACATTTGTGTGACCTCTGCCAACACTTCTCATCTTCATATGAAGGGACCATCTCTGACCTCTCTCTGTTCCATATTGAGATAGCACTCTGCCTTTCAACTCACTCCCCAAACAGCTGCAACTTTAACACAGTAATAAAAATGGatgttttattgaaaattatgtgtgggaaaaatgaaaagggaTTTCAATAAGATGTCAGCAGCAgcgggggagggtttagctcaagtggtagagtgtgtgcttagcatgcatgaggtcctgggttccttCCCCAGTATTTCctctagaataaataaataaataagtaaacctaattatcgcCCCcccaagcaaaacaaaagaaaaagatgtcagCAGCACACTTTTACATGCCTGTGTTCTTACCTAAGCACTgaccccctcttccctttctctctcctccctttttttcttccctcttccccttcttacCTCCAtcatcttcccttcttccccatccTCATATGCATATTGCCTTAGTAccaacctccttctccttcctcccatcttGCCCAGATTCTGccccatatattttttaaatgatcaattaAATAATCAATTAAATGATCAGGTCTCTCTATAGGACTTTATTCCTACTAACCTagcactctgtctctctctctctgtctctctctctccctcttgctcccTCTACACTTTGCATTCTAACATTCTTCACCCAGTTCAGCTCAACAGAAAAACATGTCTTACGGTCTATAGCTCCAAAACCTAGCACAAAACTATAAAGAACACACCATTTTCTCTAAGACaagtactttattttctt
The genomic region above belongs to Camelus ferus isolate YT-003-E chromosome 22, BCGSAC_Cfer_1.0, whole genome shotgun sequence and contains:
- the LOC116659133 gene encoding olfactory receptor 10H3-like, whose amino-acid sequence is FNCSDFILFLISPDAASLSGQNYSTVSEFILIGFSTFPQHLLPAFFLLYLLMYLFTLLGNLLIMATIWSEHSLHTPMYLFLCALSISEILFTVAVTPRMLVDMLSIHHSISFTACASQMFFSFTFGFTHSFLLMIMGYDRYVAICHPLRYNMLMSPGGCARLVSWSWAGGSVVGMMLTLTVFHLTFCGSNEIHHFACHVLALLKLACGKETSSVTMSVILVCVTALLGCLFLIVLSYVFIVAAILRIPSAEGRHKTFSTCVSHLTIVIVHYGFASIIYLKPKGPRSMDSNTLMATTYTVFTPFLSPIIFSLRNKELKNSIKRSFYRTFCPLSY